A genomic window from Pseudomonas leptonychotis includes:
- a CDS encoding class I SAM-dependent methyltransferase, whose product MLQRLKRLVSRIVAPSASVAPEVETAANALPNDPTLTDAYLSGWFHHDSGELFEGFAISPEDTVLDIGCGDGTYASFCAGRGAEVIFADIDGAKVAAIESMLTGSPARAIQGLVTDANPIPLPDGRANKIIAMEVLEHVEDPAQFMRELVRVAKPGAQFLLTVPDPLGESVQKKLAPAAYFEHPNHIRVFQRDEFEQLILDAGLIIERRADYGFYWSIWWFMFWACKQDLSPPWHPLLESWTTTWGMLLSTPDGPRIKKALDQAMPKSQAIIARKP is encoded by the coding sequence ATGCTGCAACGACTGAAGCGACTTGTCTCACGTATTGTCGCCCCAAGTGCCTCGGTAGCCCCTGAAGTCGAAACGGCAGCCAACGCGCTGCCCAACGACCCAACCCTAACCGACGCCTATCTAAGCGGCTGGTTCCATCATGATAGCGGTGAGCTGTTTGAAGGGTTTGCGATCAGCCCAGAGGATACGGTGCTGGACATCGGTTGCGGTGATGGCACCTACGCATCCTTCTGTGCTGGCCGCGGCGCAGAAGTGATCTTCGCTGACATTGATGGGGCCAAAGTGGCAGCCATCGAATCAATGCTCACCGGCTCACCGGCTCGTGCGATCCAGGGGCTAGTGACGGATGCCAACCCCATTCCGTTGCCGGACGGGCGCGCCAACAAGATCATTGCCATGGAAGTGCTAGAGCACGTTGAAGATCCAGCGCAGTTTATGCGCGAGTTGGTGCGCGTAGCCAAGCCCGGCGCCCAGTTCCTCTTGACCGTGCCAGACCCACTTGGCGAAAGCGTGCAAAAGAAGCTCGCGCCTGCCGCCTATTTTGAACACCCGAACCACATTCGGGTATTTCAACGCGATGAGTTCGAACAGTTGATTCTGGACGCCGGCTTGATCATCGAGCGGCGCGCCGACTATGGCTTCTACTGGTCGATCTGGTGGTTTATGTTCTGGGCCTGCAAGCAGGACCTCTCGCCGCCGTGGCACCCACTGCTCGAGTCCTGGACCACGACCTGGGGCATGCTTTTGTCTACGCCTGACGGCCCGCGGATCAAGAAGGCACTGGATCAGGCCATGCCCAAGAGCCAGGCGATCATCGCCCGCAAACCCTAA
- a CDS encoding class I SAM-dependent methyltransferase has translation MNPQDLFRRLAGMENDPRPTDEIWQETTNSPGFVDSRDCGLVDAVQSGWYLGDSNELFKGFAVSAEDSVLDVGCGAGGATLFCANRGAQVTFTDVVPEKIESLRARVAQTAARKAEGFVSDSIPLPVAANSMSRVISMEVLEHVEDPAAFLRELVRVGQPGALYLLAVPDPVGENMQKGFAPAYYFERPNHIHVFEREEFARLVSDAGLEIVRRDAFGFFWTFWMFLYWTLAKTTGDELVGTSHDVVQPPYPPLLNDWAKLWHQIIKMPEAAPMKQALDQLLPKSQVIIARKPL, from the coding sequence ATGAACCCCCAGGACTTATTTCGGCGCCTTGCCGGAATGGAAAACGACCCGCGTCCTACCGATGAAATCTGGCAAGAAACCACCAACTCGCCAGGTTTTGTTGACTCACGTGACTGCGGTTTGGTGGATGCGGTGCAAAGCGGCTGGTACCTGGGCGACAGTAACGAGTTGTTCAAGGGCTTTGCCGTCAGCGCCGAAGACAGCGTGCTCGACGTTGGCTGTGGTGCCGGTGGCGCCACCCTATTTTGTGCCAATCGCGGCGCCCAGGTGACGTTCACCGATGTGGTGCCGGAGAAAATCGAATCCTTGCGGGCTCGCGTTGCGCAAACCGCTGCACGCAAAGCGGAAGGATTTGTATCCGATAGCATTCCGTTACCGGTGGCAGCTAACAGCATGTCACGGGTGATCTCCATGGAAGTGCTCGAACACGTTGAAGATCCAGCCGCTTTCTTGCGTGAATTGGTCCGTGTTGGCCAACCCGGAGCGCTCTACCTGCTAGCCGTTCCAGACCCAGTTGGCGAGAACATGCAAAAGGGCTTTGCGCCGGCCTACTACTTCGAGCGGCCGAACCATATTCACGTATTCGAGCGCGAAGAGTTTGCCCGCTTGGTCAGCGACGCCGGCCTGGAAATAGTGCGCCGAGACGCCTTCGGCTTTTTCTGGACCTTTTGGATGTTTCTGTATTGGACGCTGGCCAAAACCACCGGCGACGAGCTGGTAGGCACCTCCCATGATGTCGTGCAACCACCTTACCCGCCGTTATTAAATGATTGGGCCAAGCTATGGCACCAAATCATCAAAATGCCGGAAGCGGCACCGATGAAGCAGGCGCTGGATCAGTTGTTGCCGAAAAGTCAGGTGATTATTGCCCGTAAGCCGTTATGA
- a CDS encoding glycosyltransferase: protein MKFLVYSEVTARQIGDSLGQSEYSYYFVLKEFLPVLESLGTVTVVENPKTEIDRLYAQSKAAGEPCVFLSFSPPHKTELKLRCPTVPVLAWEFDSIPNEAWLGDRRQDWRVGLSRCGRAITHCGLTVEAISAVMGPNYPVISIPAPIWDKYAALRERQILTHASSRTCIRVKNGVVLDTHDVSLAPYMPDQQSVASAVAVARKHEAAEQKAATLPKSREESLLRITYRYFLEWRNLVGRALFQEWMSSGKRWLLRQPKVEPLAAKPVIESPLPLWQLSEHQLELSGVVFTSLFNPYDGRKNWVDMLTAFCAAFRDKPDATLVFKLGHAEYQSAMNDILMCMARLPTFQCRVVLVQGFLEGKDFEALIEATSFVVNASHGEGQCLPLMEFLSCGKPAVAPRHSAMVDYIDTEVAFVVDSWLDATAWSHDARKAFRTCRHQIDWESLVDAYRAAYNCITETPERYAQMSHNAVERMRNHCSRAVATERLRHFLNLKEAPTP, encoded by the coding sequence ATGAAGTTCCTTGTCTACTCCGAAGTGACTGCTCGTCAAATTGGTGACAGCCTCGGTCAGTCGGAATACAGCTACTACTTTGTTCTCAAAGAGTTCCTGCCCGTACTGGAAAGCCTCGGCACAGTGACTGTGGTCGAGAACCCGAAAACAGAAATAGACAGGTTGTATGCACAAAGCAAAGCGGCCGGTGAGCCCTGCGTTTTTCTGTCTTTTTCGCCGCCACACAAAACCGAGCTGAAACTGCGCTGCCCGACCGTCCCGGTGCTGGCTTGGGAATTCGACTCGATTCCTAACGAAGCCTGGCTGGGTGATCGCCGACAAGACTGGCGTGTTGGCCTCAGCCGTTGTGGCCGAGCCATTACCCATTGCGGGCTTACGGTTGAGGCTATCAGCGCCGTCATGGGGCCGAATTATCCGGTCATTTCTATACCTGCCCCGATTTGGGATAAATACGCCGCACTGCGTGAACGACAGATACTCACGCACGCCTCATCTCGTACGTGTATCCGGGTAAAAAACGGTGTGGTGCTCGATACTCACGACGTATCCCTTGCGCCCTACATGCCTGACCAGCAATCCGTGGCCTCCGCTGTCGCGGTGGCGCGCAAGCATGAAGCGGCTGAGCAAAAAGCCGCCACCCTGCCTAAGAGCAGAGAGGAAAGCCTGCTGCGGATTACTTACCGCTATTTTCTGGAGTGGCGAAATCTTGTAGGGCGCGCGCTATTTCAAGAATGGATGTCGTCCGGCAAGCGTTGGCTGCTGCGTCAGCCTAAAGTTGAGCCGCTCGCCGCTAAACCCGTAATCGAATCCCCGCTTCCACTTTGGCAACTGAGCGAACATCAACTCGAACTTTCCGGAGTAGTGTTCACGTCGCTCTTCAACCCCTATGACGGCCGCAAGAACTGGGTCGATATGCTGACTGCCTTCTGCGCAGCGTTTCGCGACAAGCCGGATGCGACGTTAGTTTTCAAGCTGGGGCACGCCGAATATCAGTCAGCCATGAATGACATCCTGATGTGCATGGCGCGGCTACCCACGTTTCAGTGTCGCGTCGTGCTGGTTCAAGGCTTCCTTGAAGGCAAAGATTTTGAAGCCTTAATCGAGGCCACCAGCTTTGTCGTGAATGCCTCCCATGGCGAAGGGCAGTGCCTGCCGCTGATGGAATTTCTCTCCTGCGGTAAGCCGGCAGTGGCGCCTCGCCACTCTGCGATGGTCGACTATATCGATACTGAAGTGGCGTTCGTCGTCGATAGCTGGCTAGACGCCACGGCGTGGTCTCACGATGCACGCAAGGCATTTCGCACATGCCGCCATCAAATCGACTGGGAATCGCTGGTCGATGCTTACCGTGCAGCCTACAACTGCATCACCGAAACCCCCGAGCGCTATGCGCAAATGTCACACAACGCCGTTGAGCGTATGCGCAACCACTGCTCGCGGGCCGTTGCCACTGAGCGGCTACGGCACTTCCTGAATCTCAAAGAGGCGCCCACGCCATGA
- a CDS encoding glycosyltransferase: protein MIILVSSKISQADIHASLGKPEYSYFFLMKDFLPALEQLGTVIQVRSRDEIESLHASYSAQGESVIFISVSPPHQTPLDLKCPTVTLFAWEFDSLPSVAWDDNPQNDWRYVFAHTSGAIATSKEAADLVAQSMGPEFPVVALPAPVWTRFAEVCPESGWAPDFGPRSFEFAGLVIDSRTLTLNAEDVAYRPISEAKRISKALLQGWWHEMRLPRATSPAPIEEPPAAPQATPIWVDGVVYTTVLNPADGRKNWVDLVSAFCWAFKNEPDATLIVKMTHHNIDLYRGVLATLLARLSPFRCRVLVLHGFLQDAEYLQLIRASSFYVNASSGEGLCLPLMEFLCCGKPAIAPGHTAMADYVDDDYVFIVKSCLEPSCWPHDPTGMLLTHSNRLNWQSLMEAYQSSYAATKTAEAYQCLSGAARTAMHSFCSLERVGTELDVFLQQVLRLSGTQQDKGAHDEGLNV, encoded by the coding sequence ATGATTATTCTCGTCAGCTCAAAAATTAGCCAAGCCGACATCCATGCTTCACTCGGCAAGCCCGAGTACAGCTATTTCTTCTTGATGAAAGATTTTCTGCCGGCGTTAGAACAGCTCGGTACGGTCATCCAAGTACGCAGCCGTGACGAAATCGAGTCGCTGCATGCCAGCTACAGCGCTCAGGGCGAGTCCGTCATCTTTATCAGCGTCAGCCCCCCGCATCAGACCCCGCTCGATCTCAAATGCCCTACCGTCACCCTGTTCGCCTGGGAGTTTGACAGCCTGCCGTCGGTGGCCTGGGATGACAATCCGCAGAATGACTGGCGCTATGTGTTTGCCCATACCAGTGGCGCCATCGCTACCAGCAAGGAGGCCGCTGATCTGGTTGCACAGAGCATGGGGCCTGAATTTCCAGTAGTCGCATTGCCAGCACCGGTGTGGACGCGGTTTGCCGAGGTCTGCCCAGAGTCGGGCTGGGCGCCTGACTTTGGGCCGCGCTCATTTGAATTTGCAGGTTTGGTCATTGACAGTCGCACGCTCACTTTGAATGCCGAGGATGTAGCGTATAGGCCCATCTCCGAAGCCAAACGCATCAGCAAAGCCTTGCTGCAAGGTTGGTGGCATGAGATGCGTCTGCCCAGAGCGACCTCCCCAGCGCCAATAGAAGAGCCGCCTGCAGCGCCTCAGGCGACACCCATCTGGGTTGACGGCGTGGTTTACACCACCGTGCTCAACCCGGCAGACGGCAGAAAAAACTGGGTAGATTTGGTCAGCGCTTTTTGTTGGGCATTTAAGAACGAGCCAGATGCCACCTTGATCGTGAAGATGACCCACCATAACATCGACCTTTATCGGGGTGTATTGGCCACTTTATTAGCGCGGCTTTCACCCTTTCGCTGCCGAGTACTGGTCTTGCATGGGTTTCTTCAAGATGCCGAGTATTTGCAGCTCATCCGAGCCAGTTCTTTTTACGTGAATGCCTCATCTGGCGAAGGGCTGTGCCTGCCGCTGATGGAATTTCTGTGCTGCGGCAAACCGGCTATTGCCCCTGGCCATACAGCCATGGCGGATTATGTAGATGATGATTACGTTTTTATTGTGAAGAGCTGCCTAGAGCCCAGCTGTTGGCCACACGACCCTACCGGAATGCTGTTAACCCACAGCAACCGCCTCAACTGGCAGTCGTTAATGGAGGCCTATCAGTCGAGCTATGCCGCCACTAAAACGGCTGAGGCTTATCAATGCTTATCTGGCGCCGCAAGGACTGCCATGCACAGCTTTTGTTCGCTGGAGCGAGTGGGTACTGAGCTAGATGTATTCCTTCAGCAAGTCTTGCGCCTAAGCGGCACCCAGCAAGACAAAGGTGCGCATGATGAGGGGCTTAACGTATGA
- a CDS encoding DUF1127 domain-containing protein, with translation MERTLSSDLFFDHSQTTGSSGLPLRMLSSVLQWQRRVVSRRQLARLDARLLADAGISEAQRQAELSKPFWR, from the coding sequence ATGGAACGTACCCTCAGTTCCGATTTGTTCTTTGATCACAGCCAAACCACCGGCTCCAGCGGCCTGCCGCTGCGCATGCTTTCTTCTGTTCTGCAATGGCAGCGCCGTGTCGTCAGCCGCCGCCAGCTTGCTCGTCTGGACGCTCGTCTGCTTGCAGATGCGGGTATCAGCGAAGCACAGCGTCAGGCTGAACTGAGCAAGCCTTTCTGGCGCTAA
- a CDS encoding DUF2388 domain-containing protein, giving the protein MNLIHILGLAALLTVSATASATSFVVTTDAVVGAVGATSEATSDVSSSFTDDKIVLAARDDAAAFVASQGEIRGVRLEAALQHIRQQIPALHDDDMQLAAAILSL; this is encoded by the coding sequence ATGAATCTAATTCACATCCTCGGCCTGGCAGCACTGTTGACGGTGTCCGCTACAGCCAGTGCGACCAGTTTTGTGGTCACCACCGATGCAGTGGTCGGTGCGGTGGGTGCTACATCGGAAGCGACTTCTGATGTGTCTTCGTCTTTTACCGATGACAAGATCGTCCTCGCTGCGCGCGATGATGCCGCTGCTTTTGTCGCCAGCCAGGGTGAGATCCGCGGGGTACGTCTAGAGGCTGCTCTGCAGCATATTCGTCAGCAGATACCTGCGCTGCATGACGATGACATGCAGTTGGCGGCTGCCATCCTCAGTCTCTGA
- a CDS encoding DUF2388 domain-containing protein, whose protein sequence is MRSVLLSAVVAAVLFSAAAQAQTLVATSNIIVRALDRSFDFTSDTTTSVRDSKVVLAARDDAASFVASQGQIRGAQLEAAIGTIRSRVPEAQGASDLVLAEAILAL, encoded by the coding sequence ATGCGTTCTGTCTTGCTCAGTGCCGTAGTTGCTGCCGTCTTGTTCAGCGCCGCTGCACAGGCGCAAACCTTAGTAGCGACTAGCAACATCATTGTGCGCGCGCTGGATCGCAGCTTTGACTTCACCTCGGATACCACCACGTCGGTTCGTGATTCGAAAGTCGTTTTGGCGGCGCGTGACGACGCAGCCAGTTTCGTCGCCAGCCAAGGGCAGATACGCGGTGCGCAACTGGAAGCGGCCATAGGCACTATTCGCAGCCGCGTGCCTGAAGCGCAGGGCGCCTCTGACTTGGTATTGGCCGAAGCCATTCTGGCGCTGTGA
- a CDS encoding DUF4105 domain-containing protein yields the protein MRWPCAWLLVLALLASSFSQAGLRLTLADTELSPCERKASQQLLQDALAALPPHLKQQLDRHVNVRWRSLPAQVYGRAGRLSGIELNAALLPALSDGSSATAQTSRPHGTVRRELLATVLHEITHLYDRAQLWPQTARTLQRQCRQREQSLGLVGLPDHCRGQTARRFTLSDDPNLLDLAGWAQQVGRRGARDEENHQVARSPDSYELSNPREFLAVNMEYFLLDPSYACRRPSLARYLSAHFAWTPANQQPCAESLAYLNAGRDFARQPLGSIDPQRVYQVDYLLAEANDALASRWGHSMLRLVICAPGRPLGPDCRLDLQEHLVLSYRAFVGDVQLSSWDGLTGVYPSRLFVLPLAQVIEEYTKVELRSLASVPLKLDRTQLEHMVIRAAEQHWSYDGAYWFISNNCAVETLKLLRSGSQHPRLHALDSIMPNGLLDTLVARDLADRSVLADATEALRLGYRFDSFRDRYQAMFSVLQAQLPIEQMQVEDWLTLPAEKRQPWFARADLRTSAALLLLEQAALRRQLLLAQDELKRRYLSGRDGVDSTLNKAGGALQQILANSGFLSRPAELLEGGYGLPQPAEWQRLETESQARQQQLRQLSDNLDQEVRTLLEPVRLVELHATEANLAQLGTHLRALHKAGGGLQLP from the coding sequence GTGAGATGGCCGTGTGCCTGGCTGCTGGTGCTGGCGTTACTGGCCAGCTCCTTTAGCCAAGCAGGACTGCGCCTGACGTTAGCTGACACGGAACTAAGCCCCTGCGAGCGCAAGGCCAGCCAGCAACTGTTGCAGGACGCGCTGGCTGCTTTGCCGCCCCACCTCAAACAGCAACTTGATCGGCACGTTAACGTTCGTTGGCGGTCACTGCCCGCGCAGGTCTATGGCCGCGCCGGGCGTTTGAGTGGCATTGAGCTCAATGCCGCCTTGTTGCCCGCGTTGAGCGATGGCAGCAGCGCTACTGCTCAGACTTCACGCCCCCATGGCACTGTGCGTCGCGAGTTGCTGGCGACCGTGCTGCACGAAATCACTCATCTATATGATCGCGCTCAACTTTGGCCGCAGACGGCGCGAACACTGCAACGCCAGTGCCGCCAGCGCGAGCAGAGCTTGGGGCTCGTTGGCCTGCCTGATCACTGCCGCGGCCAGACCGCCCGGCGCTTCACGCTCAGTGATGACCCGAACTTGCTGGATCTGGCCGGCTGGGCGCAGCAGGTCGGGCGACGCGGCGCGCGTGATGAAGAGAACCATCAGGTTGCGCGCAGCCCGGACAGCTATGAGCTGAGCAACCCGCGCGAGTTTCTCGCGGTCAACATGGAGTACTTTCTTCTCGACCCCAGCTACGCCTGCCGTCGGCCCTCGTTGGCGCGTTACCTGAGTGCGCATTTTGCTTGGACGCCAGCGAACCAGCAGCCCTGCGCCGAAAGCTTGGCCTATCTGAATGCCGGGCGCGACTTCGCTCGCCAACCCCTCGGGAGCATCGACCCGCAGCGGGTCTATCAGGTGGATTACCTGCTGGCCGAGGCCAACGATGCCCTGGCCAGTCGCTGGGGCCACAGCATGCTGCGCCTGGTCATCTGTGCGCCTGGCCGGCCGCTGGGGCCGGATTGTCGGCTGGATCTGCAGGAGCATCTGGTGCTGTCCTACCGCGCCTTTGTTGGCGACGTGCAGCTGTCCAGCTGGGATGGTTTGACCGGCGTTTATCCGTCGCGGCTGTTCGTTCTGCCGTTGGCTCAGGTGATCGAGGAGTACACCAAGGTTGAGTTGCGCAGCCTGGCCTCGGTGCCGCTCAAACTCGATCGCACGCAGCTGGAGCACATGGTCATTCGCGCCGCCGAGCAGCACTGGAGTTATGACGGTGCTTACTGGTTTATCTCCAACAACTGCGCCGTGGAAACCCTCAAGCTGCTGCGCAGCGGCAGCCAGCATCCGCGGCTGCATGCACTGGACAGCATCATGCCCAACGGTCTGCTCGACACCTTGGTGGCCCGCGACCTGGCCGACCGCAGCGTGTTGGCCGATGCGACCGAGGCTTTGCGTCTGGGTTATCGCTTTGACTCGTTCCGTGACCGCTACCAGGCCATGTTCAGCGTGCTGCAGGCACAGTTGCCGATTGAGCAGATGCAGGTTGAGGACTGGCTGACCCTGCCGGCCGAGAAACGTCAGCCCTGGTTCGCCCGCGCCGACCTGCGCACCAGCGCGGCCCTGCTATTACTCGAACAGGCGGCGTTACGCCGGCAATTGCTGTTGGCTCAGGATGAGCTCAAACGTCGCTATCTGAGTGGCCGTGACGGCGTTGACTCCACATTGAACAAGGCCGGCGGCGCGCTGCAGCAGATCCTCGCCAACAGCGGCTTTCTCAGTCGCCCGGCCGAATTGCTTGAGGGCGGTTATGGCCTGCCGCAGCCTGCCGAATGGCAGCGCCTGGAAACTGAGAGCCAGGCCCGTCAGCAGCAATTACGCCAACTCAGTGACAACCTCGACCAGGAAGTGCGCACCCTGCTGGAACCGGTGCGTCTAGTCGAACTGCATGCCACTGAAGCCAATTTGGCGCAACTGGGCACGCATCTGCGCGCCTTGCACAAGGCTGGTGGCGGCCTGCAGCTGCCCTGA
- a CDS encoding GFA family protein, giving the protein MSAIHQGGCQCGALRYQFEAPLQDIAHCHCSTCRRSTGGIVTTWITVPLTRFRWLAGTPREYASSASCTRSFCPICGAHLTLFTTLSPDSLDITIATLDQPELAPADRHIWVQSRLPWLQLDPQLPEEDQEVME; this is encoded by the coding sequence ATGTCCGCTATCCATCAAGGCGGTTGCCAGTGTGGAGCCTTGCGCTATCAGTTCGAAGCGCCGCTGCAGGACATCGCGCACTGCCATTGCTCGACCTGTCGACGCAGCACCGGCGGCATCGTCACCACCTGGATTACGGTGCCGCTGACGCGCTTTCGCTGGTTGGCCGGCACACCACGCGAATACGCCTCGTCAGCCAGCTGCACGCGCAGCTTCTGCCCAATCTGCGGTGCGCACCTGACGCTGTTCACCACGCTCAGCCCGGACAGCCTGGATATCACCATCGCCACCCTCGACCAGCCGGAACTGGCACCGGCAGATCGACATATCTGGGTGCAAAGCCGGCTGCCCTGGCTGCAGCTGGACCCGCAATTGCCTGAGGAAGATCAAGAAGTCATGGAGTAA
- a CDS encoding AEC family transporter yields MAACLWLEVAVLELLLALWPLFALIVAGYYLRRWAFPNEAFWPGAERLNYFVLFPALLFSSLATAPLDNPALPRLALAVLLALGIAWLALLLVRRLRGWPAGRFGAFSQGILRFNTYLGLAAVGSLFGQEGLTLAAIMLALMVPTVNVLSVWSLTAERGVSARSLLLPIAKNPLILACLGGALVNFSGFGLPGGSDRLLSLLAAASLPLGLLCVGAALKPEQLGGEIPALGWNSLLRLLIMPMLAWAVAYGLQLPAMESTVLVLFFALPTAPTAYVLTRQLGGDSQLMAGIITLQTLLAAASLPLLLLLVAG; encoded by the coding sequence ATGGCGGCTTGCCTGTGGCTGGAGGTTGCCGTGCTGGAATTGTTGTTGGCCTTGTGGCCGTTGTTCGCCTTGATCGTGGCCGGGTATTACCTGCGCCGCTGGGCGTTTCCTAATGAGGCGTTCTGGCCGGGTGCCGAACGGCTGAACTACTTCGTGCTGTTCCCGGCGCTGCTGTTTAGCAGCCTGGCCACCGCACCGTTGGATAACCCGGCATTGCCGCGCCTGGCATTGGCGGTGTTGCTGGCGCTTGGTATCGCTTGGCTGGCGCTACTGCTGGTGCGGCGTTTACGTGGCTGGCCGGCGGGACGTTTTGGTGCGTTCAGCCAAGGCATTCTGCGCTTCAATACCTATTTGGGCTTGGCTGCAGTTGGCAGCCTGTTTGGCCAGGAAGGCCTGACCCTGGCGGCCATCATGCTCGCCCTGATGGTGCCGACGGTGAATGTGCTGTCGGTCTGGTCGCTGACCGCGGAACGTGGCGTCAGCGCGCGCAGCCTGTTGCTCCCGATTGCCAAGAACCCGTTGATTCTGGCCTGCCTGGGCGGTGCGCTGGTCAACTTCAGTGGCTTTGGCCTGCCGGGCGGCAGTGATCGCCTGCTTAGCCTATTGGCGGCGGCCAGCTTGCCATTAGGCCTGCTCTGTGTCGGCGCGGCGTTGAAGCCGGAGCAGTTGGGCGGTGAGATTCCGGCACTGGGTTGGAACAGCCTGCTGCGCCTGTTGATTATGCCGATGTTGGCCTGGGCGGTGGCCTATGGTCTGCAGTTGCCAGCGATGGAAAGCACGGTGCTGGTGCTGTTCTTTGCCCTGCCAACTGCGCCAACGGCCTATGTTTTGACCCGTCAGTTGGGCGGCGATAGTCAGTTGATGGCCGGCATTATCACCCTGCAAACCCTGCTGGCGGCGGCCAGTTTGCCGCTGCTGTTGTTGCTGGTGGCCGGCTGA
- a CDS encoding PA0069 family radical SAM protein — MSVSLPPRGRGTASNPHNRFAPQRIIASDDGWFQEMPPSRATEVRAEIAKSIITRNQSPDLPFDRSLNPYRGCEHGCIYCYARPSHAYWDLSPGLDFETKLIAKSNAAALLEQQLSKPGYVCAPINLGSNTDPYQPIERQHLLTRNSLKVLLNYRHPVTIITKGALILRDLDLLAELAQQRLVAVMISLTTLDDELKRILEPRAAAPAARLRAIRVLRDNRIPVGVLCSPMIPMINDMELEHLLEAAKEAGAQSANYMLLRLPREVAPLFEEWLHAHYPQRATHVLSLIRQSRGGELYDSRFGLRFRGDGAFAELLAQRFALASKRLGLNRREAFNLDCTRFCPPGGQLALL; from the coding sequence ATGTCCGTTTCCCTGCCGCCGCGCGGTCGCGGTACCGCCAGTAACCCGCATAACCGCTTTGCCCCACAGCGCATTATCGCCAGCGATGATGGCTGGTTTCAGGAAATGCCGCCCAGCCGTGCCACCGAGGTGCGCGCGGAGATTGCCAAGAGCATCATCACCCGCAATCAGTCACCGGATCTGCCGTTCGACCGCTCGCTCAATCCTTATCGAGGTTGTGAACATGGCTGCATTTATTGCTACGCCAGGCCCAGTCACGCCTATTGGGATCTGTCGCCGGGGCTGGATTTCGAGACCAAGCTGATTGCCAAGAGCAACGCCGCGGCTTTGCTCGAGCAGCAGTTGAGCAAACCGGGTTATGTCTGTGCGCCGATCAATCTGGGTTCCAACACTGACCCCTATCAACCGATCGAACGCCAGCACCTGCTGACGCGCAACAGTCTCAAGGTGTTGCTCAACTATCGCCATCCCGTGACCATCATCACCAAGGGAGCGCTGATCCTGCGTGACCTCGATCTGCTGGCTGAGTTGGCGCAGCAGCGCTTGGTGGCAGTGATGATCAGCCTGACCACCCTGGATGACGAGCTCAAACGTATTCTTGAACCTCGCGCTGCTGCGCCGGCGGCACGCTTGCGGGCGATTCGCGTGCTGCGTGATAACCGCATTCCGGTCGGGGTGTTGTGCTCGCCGATGATCCCGATGATCAATGACATGGAGCTGGAGCACTTGCTGGAGGCTGCCAAGGAGGCCGGCGCGCAGAGCGCCAATTACATGTTGCTGCGTCTGCCACGCGAAGTGGCGCCGTTGTTCGAGGAGTGGCTGCACGCGCACTACCCGCAGCGCGCTACGCATGTGTTGAGCCTGATTCGTCAGAGCCGGGGCGGTGAGTTGTATGACAGTCGCTTTGGCCTGCGCTTTCGCGGTGATGGGGCGTTCGCGGAGCTGCTCGCGCAGCGTTTTGCCCTGGCCAGCAAGCGCTTGGGCCTGAATCGACGCGAAGCGTTCAACCTCGACTGCACACGCTTCTGTCCGCCGGGTGGCCAACTGGCACTACTCTGA
- a CDS encoding carbonic anhydrase: MPYKHQLIPLQGRTGSESAEEALQSIVDGFKRFRTEVFPQQEELFKKLATAQNPRAMFITCADSRVVPELITQSSPGDLFVSRNVGNVVPPYGQMMGGVSTAIEYAVMALGVQHIIICGHSDCGAMKAVLDPSGLERMPTVKAWLRHAEVARTVVADNCGCADHTTLGILTEENVVAQLDHLRTHPSVASRMACGQVFIHGWVYDIETSEIKAYDAEKGEFRLIGDGPLPMATPRPRYLPSN; encoded by the coding sequence ATGCCATACAAGCATCAGTTGATCCCGTTGCAGGGGCGTACAGGCAGTGAAAGTGCCGAGGAGGCGCTGCAGAGCATCGTGGATGGCTTCAAGCGCTTTCGCACTGAGGTATTCCCGCAGCAGGAAGAACTGTTCAAAAAGTTGGCCACTGCACAAAACCCGCGCGCCATGTTTATCACCTGCGCCGATTCGCGGGTGGTGCCTGAGTTGATCACGCAAAGCTCACCGGGCGACCTGTTCGTCAGCCGCAATGTTGGCAACGTGGTGCCGCCCTACGGGCAGATGATGGGCGGGGTTTCCACTGCGATCGAGTACGCGGTGATGGCCCTGGGCGTGCAGCACATCATCATTTGCGGGCACTCGGATTGCGGCGCGATGAAAGCCGTACTCGACCCCTCGGGCCTGGAACGCATGCCCACGGTAAAGGCCTGGTTGCGCCATGCCGAAGTGGCCAGGACAGTGGTAGCGGACAACTGCGGCTGCGCCGATCACACCACGCTGGGCATCCTCACCGAGGAGAACGTGGTGGCGCAACTTGATCACCTGCGCACCCACCCCTCGGTGGCATCGCGCATGGCCTGTGGCCAGGTATTTATCCATGGCTGGGTGTATGACATTGAGACCAGCGAGATTAAGGCTTACGACGCCGAGAAAGGTGAGTTCCGCCTGATCGGCGACGGCCCGCTGCCGATGGCCACGCCACGTCCGCGCTACCTGCCGAGTAACTAA